A genomic region of Janthinobacterium lividum contains the following coding sequences:
- a CDS encoding ATP-binding protein, producing MEMFALEHDIAQWEDTLRPLRALERLPLLMLLAWHLRQRNCAQALHHADEAATLLPQAQLPAHALAMAQARLQLVQAEVAWLQGALDAAESLAMAAHAILCAHGDGAACADAHWLLSSIAVDRGDHARCDAELLAAAEQARSAGDAMRASLADAATARWAVLRDAPAAQARWGSHFQADGASGKLPAPLAAWVHDFRGLLAHTSRDLGTAAGHYMQSYEAALESGQLRGAITAAINIGDCFASLNDNESALEWMQCALDLARPTGWPRSIGACQTHTAETMRKLGRLAAAEDLLRQALLILAPVAGARTYANALFHLGELSLDKGDYDTALDAFSRLAQRAEALGQADFRSMAQRGSAHALSYLDRPDEALQAAERACQLATAQGDAMHQVAALRVLSMLHARHELPPPAGMQERNPALHFLHQALQVAASIEGYSPPGELLDALAREYAHAGDYARAYDIALDAGMAREKSHTQQASNRATAMQVYHQTEHARSEGYHHRELAASEARRAEVLQQTSDTLERLSAIGQEITTHLDASAVFQVLDRHVHALLPVNTFAVYMLDPAGTALRRAHGMEAGRPLPDNAIPLSNPRAYSVRCLLGRREVYIDQVPPRRHAYTVPGTLHNQSVLYVPLMVGERVLGVMTVQACHANAYGERERLIFRTLCAYGAIALDNASAYRQLQDAQAQLVSQEKLAALGSLMAGVAHELNTPIGNSLLIASTMQQKTEDVERLMNGPGLRRSDLAAFIDDANKASALVMRGLRSAADLVNSFKQVAVDRTTEQRRRFDLQQVSNEIIATVMNRIRSSGHRIEVEIAFGIAMDSYPGPFGQVITNLINNALLHAFPPAPNDGGAGTGCMRLSATMEAARVQIVFEDNGGGIAEQHLSRIFDPFFTTKLGQGGSGLGLSISYNIVTALLGGTIQVASSPAGTRFTLDLPLVAPQLDGAAPASIY from the coding sequence ATGGAAATGTTCGCCCTCGAACATGACATTGCACAGTGGGAAGACACACTGCGACCATTGCGCGCCCTGGAGCGCTTGCCCTTGCTGATGTTGCTGGCATGGCATTTGCGCCAGCGTAACTGCGCACAGGCGCTGCACCATGCAGACGAAGCGGCAACCTTGTTGCCCCAGGCCCAGCTGCCGGCCCACGCCCTGGCCATGGCGCAGGCGCGCCTGCAACTGGTGCAGGCGGAAGTGGCCTGGCTGCAAGGTGCGCTCGATGCGGCCGAAAGCCTGGCCATGGCGGCGCACGCCATCCTGTGCGCGCATGGCGACGGCGCCGCTTGCGCCGATGCGCACTGGCTGCTGTCCTCGATTGCCGTCGACCGGGGCGACCATGCCCGCTGCGATGCCGAACTGCTGGCCGCTGCCGAACAGGCGCGCAGCGCCGGCGATGCGATGCGCGCCAGCCTGGCCGACGCGGCCACGGCGCGCTGGGCCGTGCTGCGCGATGCGCCGGCCGCCCAAGCGCGCTGGGGCAGCCACTTCCAGGCCGACGGCGCCAGCGGCAAGCTGCCCGCGCCGCTGGCTGCCTGGGTGCATGATTTCCGCGGCTTGCTGGCGCACACTTCGCGCGACCTGGGCACGGCCGCCGGCCACTACATGCAAAGCTACGAAGCGGCGCTGGAAAGCGGCCAGCTGCGCGGCGCCATCACGGCCGCCATCAATATCGGCGACTGCTTCGCCAGTCTCAACGACAACGAATCGGCCCTCGAATGGATGCAGTGCGCGCTGGACCTGGCGCGCCCCACCGGCTGGCCCCGCAGCATCGGCGCCTGCCAGACGCATACGGCCGAAACCATGCGCAAGCTGGGGCGGCTGGCCGCGGCCGAAGACTTGCTGCGCCAGGCGCTGCTCATCCTGGCCCCCGTGGCAGGCGCGCGCACCTATGCCAACGCCCTATTCCACCTGGGTGAACTGAGCCTGGACAAGGGCGACTACGACACGGCGCTCGACGCTTTCAGCCGGCTGGCGCAGCGCGCCGAAGCGCTGGGCCAGGCCGATTTCCGCAGCATGGCGCAGCGCGGCAGCGCGCACGCGCTGTCCTATCTGGATCGCCCCGATGAAGCGCTGCAGGCGGCCGAACGGGCTTGCCAGCTGGCCACCGCGCAAGGCGACGCCATGCATCAGGTGGCGGCGCTGCGCGTCCTGTCCATGCTGCATGCGCGCCACGAGCTGCCGCCGCCCGCAGGCATGCAGGAACGCAATCCCGCCCTGCATTTCCTGCACCAGGCGCTGCAGGTGGCCGCCTCCATCGAAGGCTATTCGCCGCCCGGCGAACTGCTCGATGCGCTGGCGCGCGAATACGCGCATGCGGGCGACTATGCGCGCGCCTACGATATCGCCCTCGATGCGGGCATGGCGCGTGAAAAAAGCCACACCCAGCAGGCGAGCAACCGCGCTACCGCCATGCAGGTCTACCACCAGACGGAACATGCGCGCTCGGAAGGCTATCACCACCGCGAACTGGCCGCCTCCGAAGCGCGCCGCGCCGAAGTGCTGCAACAGACCAGCGACACCCTGGAACGGCTGTCGGCCATCGGCCAGGAAATCACCACCCACCTGGACGCCAGCGCCGTATTCCAGGTGCTGGACCGCCATGTGCACGCCTTGCTGCCAGTCAACACCTTCGCCGTCTACATGCTCGATCCGGCTGGCACGGCGCTGCGCCGCGCGCACGGCATGGAAGCGGGCCGTCCCCTGCCCGACAACGCCATTCCACTGAGCAATCCACGCGCCTACTCCGTGCGCTGCCTGCTGGGCCGGCGCGAAGTGTATATCGACCAGGTACCGCCGCGCCGCCATGCCTACACGGTGCCCGGCACCCTGCATAACCAGAGCGTGCTGTACGTGCCGCTGATGGTGGGCGAACGCGTTCTGGGCGTGATGACGGTGCAAGCTTGCCATGCCAACGCGTATGGCGAACGCGAGCGGCTGATCTTCCGTACCCTGTGCGCGTATGGCGCCATCGCGCTCGACAACGCCAGCGCCTACCGGCAATTGCAAGATGCCCAGGCGCAACTGGTATCGCAGGAAAAACTGGCTGCCCTCGGTTCGCTGATGGCCGGCGTGGCGCATGAACTGAATACCCCGATCGGCAACAGTTTATTAATCGCCAGTACCATGCAGCAAAAGACGGAAGACGTGGAACGCCTGATGAACGGCCCCGGCCTGCGCCGCTCGGACCTGGCCGCCTTCATCGACGATGCGAACAAGGCGTCGGCGCTGGTGATGCGCGGCCTGCGCAGCGCGGCCGACCTGGTCAACAGTTTCAAGCAGGTGGCCGTCGACCGCACCACCGAGCAGCGGCGCCGGTTTGACTTGCAACAAGTAAGCAATGAAATCATCGCCACCGTCATGAACCGCATCCGCAGCTCGGGCCACCGCATCGAAGTGGAGATAGCCTTCGGCATCGCCATGGACAGCTATCCTGGCCCGTTCGGCCAGGTGATCACCAACCTGATCAACAATGCCCTGCTGCACGCCTTCCCCCCCGCGCCCAACGATGGTGGCGCCGGCACGGGCTGCATGCGTTTGTCCGCCACGATGGAGGCGGCGCGCGTGCAGATCGTCTTCGAAGACAATGGCGGCGGCATCGCCGAACAGCATTTGTCGCGCATCTTCGACCCCTTCTTTACCACCAAGCTGGGCCAGGGTGGCAGCGGCCTGGGTTTGTCGATCAGCTACAACATCGTCACGGCCCTGCTGGGCGGCACCATCCAGGTGGCCAGCAGCCCTGCCGGCACCCGCTTCACCCTGGACTTGCCCCTGGTGGCGCCGCAGCTGGACGGCGCTGCGCCCGCCAGCATCTATTAA
- the rsgA gene encoding ribosome small subunit-dependent GTPase A yields MSEGKLTGIIIAAHGRHYLADVDGAKLQCVTRGKKTNVAVGDIVHLTRTSNDQAVIDRIEERKTLLYRSDQYKSKLLAANLTQLFIVVATEPGFADDLISRSLVAADAAGIEARIILNKTDVTASLERARERLLPYSSMGYPVDEVSARAEPEHAVATLAPLLAGQSSILIGQSGMGKSSLINLLVPDADIAVREISAALDTGKHTTTFTRLYKLDELGANSSIIDSPGFQEFGLYHLSEGMLERAFREFQPYLGGCKFYNCRHLIEPQCAILQALSEGKISKMRHTLYGQLLHESAQTLY; encoded by the coding sequence ATGAGCGAAGGCAAGTTGACGGGCATCATCATCGCCGCCCACGGCCGCCATTACCTGGCCGACGTGGACGGCGCCAAGCTGCAATGCGTAACGCGCGGCAAGAAAACCAATGTGGCCGTGGGCGACATCGTGCACCTGACGCGCACTTCCAACGACCAGGCCGTCATCGACCGCATCGAGGAGCGCAAGACCTTGCTGTACCGCTCGGACCAGTACAAGTCGAAATTGCTGGCCGCCAACCTGACGCAGCTGTTCATCGTCGTGGCGACGGAACCGGGCTTTGCCGACGACCTGATCTCGCGCTCGCTGGTGGCGGCCGACGCGGCCGGCATCGAAGCGCGCATCATCCTCAACAAGACGGACGTGACCGCTTCGCTGGAGCGTGCCCGGGAACGCCTGCTGCCGTATTCCTCGATGGGCTATCCCGTCGATGAAGTGTCGGCGCGCGCCGAACCGGAGCACGCCGTGGCCACCCTGGCGCCCCTGCTGGCGGGCCAGTCGTCGATCCTCATCGGTCAGTCGGGCATGGGCAAGTCGTCCCTGATCAACCTGCTGGTGCCAGACGCGGACATCGCCGTGCGCGAAATCTCCGCCGCGCTCGACACGGGCAAGCACACGACCACCTTTACGCGCCTGTACAAGCTCGACGAACTGGGCGCGAACAGCTCCATCATCGATTCGCCCGGCTTCCAGGAATTCGGCCTGTACCACTTATCCGAGGGCATGCTGGAACGGGCCTTCCGCGAATTCCAGCCCTACCTGGGCGGCTGCAAGTTCTATAACTGCCGCCACCTGATCGAGCCGCAGTGCGCCATCCTGCAAGCCTTGTCCGAAGGAAAAATCTCCAAGATGCGCCATACCCTGTACGGCCAGCTGCTGCACGAATCGGCGCAAACGCTGTATTAA